One genomic region from Heterodontus francisci isolate sHetFra1 chromosome 39, sHetFra1.hap1, whole genome shotgun sequence encodes:
- the LOC137352735 gene encoding trypsin-2-like → MKALIFSLLLGVAAAFSGEEKIVGGYECPVHSIPWQASLNIGYHACGASLINEQWLVSAGHCWYYPSRMVVALGDQDWTTFEGSEQFIYVDNIFWHEKFDAYSLDHDIILIKLSEPCIINDYIKPIALPTDCAADGTMCVVSGYGNLVGSGSQYPDKLYCVDVPLMSHADCDAAYPGLISNTMFCAGYMEGGKDACQGDSGGPLVCDGTLQGIVSWGYGCAEQNHPGVYTKVCSLLDWIHETIANN, encoded by the exons ATGAAGGCTCTCATTTTCAGTCTGCTGCTGGGCGTTGCTG CTGCGTTCTCCGGAGAGGAGAAGATTGTCGGAGGTTATGAATGCCCAGTACACAGCATCCCGTGGCAGGCTTCGCTGAATATCGGGTATCACGCATGCGGAGCTTCTCTCATCAATGAACAATGGCTGGTGTCTGCAGGACACTGCTGGTATTA CCCCAGCAGGATGGTGGTTGCCCTGGGAGACCAGGATTGGACAACGTTCGAGGGGTCTGAGCAGTTCATCTATGTTGACAACATCTTCTGGCACGAGAAGTTTGACGCCTACTCTCTGGACCATGACATCATACTGATAAAGCTTTCAGAGCCTTGCATCATCAACGACTACATAAAACCCATCGCTCTCCCAACGGACTGTGCAGCGGACGGGACCATGTGTGTGGTGTCTGGGTACGGCAACCTGGTCGGCTCCGGAT CACAATACCCTGACAAACTGTATTGTGTCGATGTGCCACTCATGAGTCACGCAGACTGTGACGCTGCCTATCCTGGGCTCATCTCCAACACCATGTTCTGTGCTGGTTACATGGAGGGGGGCAAGGACGCTTGTCAG GGAGACTCAGGCGGACCACTGGTGTGTGACGGGACCCTCCAGGGAATCGTGTCGTGGGGCTATGGGTGCGCCGAGCAGAACCACCCAGGAGTGTACACCAAAGTTTGCTCACTGCTGGACTGGATTCACGAAACCATCGCAAACAATTAA